From a single Nicotiana tomentosiformis chromosome 2, ASM39032v3, whole genome shotgun sequence genomic region:
- the LOC138905734 gene encoding uncharacterized protein has translation MRSDPRKRNPDFWCEFHNDHGNRTTDSRLLQGEVKHLLKQCYLTDLFSEKRETIIYEEQTEAPETSITKKNNQYMAGILPEVMTHKLNDDPSYTPVKKKKKKQASFKNQVIQDEVQKLLKIGLIREVKYPNWLANTVVVPKKNEK, from the exons ATGAGATCAGATCCAAGAAAAAGAAATCCAGATTTTTGGTGTGAGTTTCACAATGATCATGGCAATAGAACAACAGATTCTAGACTTCTGCAGGGAGAAGTCAAGCATTTGTTGAAGCAATGTTATCTTACTGATCTGTTCAGTGAGAAAAGGGAGACAATCATATATGAAGAACAGACAGAAGCCCCCGAAACCTCTATTACCAAAAAGAACAATCAAT ATATGGCAGGTATACTACCGGAGGTGATGACCCACAAGCTTAATGATGACCCATCATACACACCtgtcaagaagaagaagaaaaagcaaGCATCCTTCAAAAATCAAGTAATCCAAGATGAGGTACAAAAGCTTTTAAAAATTGGGTTGATACGAGAGGTAAAATACCCTAACTGGTTAGCTAATACCGTGGTAGTTCctaaaaagaatgaaaaatag